A genome region from Gossypium hirsutum isolate 1008001.06 chromosome A04, Gossypium_hirsutum_v2.1, whole genome shotgun sequence includes the following:
- the LOC107949314 gene encoding putative HVA22-like protein g isoform X1, translating to MLGDFLNRLLLLVFGYAYPAFECFKMVEKNRVEIEELRFWCKYWILVAFLTIIERITDIFVSWLPMYGEMKFAFVIYLWYPKIELYDKMQGTNFVYDTFVRPYVAKHETEVDRKIMEMRARAWNVFMHYWSNCSEMGLTKFFEMFQYLAGQSAKLNQAVKQVNHVDQVHKKSDDRSLNVPPPPSPNGLRSPMARNKAWSSAAINRVNSPRFSQSQEDTSPAEYEFDNDDDSIPYSPSNSRLQQARLKLRRTKTQN from the exons atgttgggTGATTTCTTGAACAGATTGCTATT GTTGGTTTTTGGATATGCTTATCCAGCATTTGAGTGCTTTAAAATGGTGGAGAAGAACAGGGTTGAGATTGAAGAACTCAGATTTTGGTGTAAATACTG GATCCTTGTGGCGTTTTTGACAATTATTGAGAGGATAACCGACATATTCGTTTCCTG GTTGCCCATGTATGGCGAGATGAAGTTTGCATTCGTTATCTACCTATGGTATCCAAAAATCGAG TTATATGACAAAATGCAGGGAACCAATTTTGTGTACGATACCTTCGTGCGGCCATACGTGGCGAAACATGAAACAGAAGTGGATCGAAAGATCATGGAGATGAGAGCTCGAGCATGGAACGTGTTTATGCATTACTGGTCAAACTGCTCAGAAATGGGGTTGACTAAATTCTTTGAAATGTTCCAATATTTAGCAGGTCAGTCTGCAAAGCTCAATCAAGCTGTCAAGCAAGTCAATCATGTCGATCAAGTCCATAAG AAATCTGATGATCGAAGTCTAAACGTTCCACCGCCACCGTCTCCAAATGGTTTACGGAGTCCGATGGCGAGGAACAAGGCTTGGAGTTCAGCAGCGATAAACCGAGTCAACTCACCCAGGTTCAGTCAATCCCAAGAGGACACCAGCCCAGCGGAGTACGAGTTCGACAACGATGATGACTCGATTCCCTATTCCCCAAGTAACTCTAGGCTCCAACAGGCTCGTCTCAAGCTCCGCCGCACCAAAacacaaaattaa
- the LOC107949314 gene encoding putative HVA22-like protein g isoform X2: MLGDFLNRLLLLVFGYAYPAFECFKMVEKNRVEIEELRFWCKYWILVAFLTIIERITDIFVSWLPMYGEMKFAFVIYLWYPKIEGTNFVYDTFVRPYVAKHETEVDRKIMEMRARAWNVFMHYWSNCSEMGLTKFFEMFQYLAGQSAKLNQAVKQVNHVDQVHKKSDDRSLNVPPPPSPNGLRSPMARNKAWSSAAINRVNSPRFSQSQEDTSPAEYEFDNDDDSIPYSPSNSRLQQARLKLRRTKTQN, encoded by the exons atgttgggTGATTTCTTGAACAGATTGCTATT GTTGGTTTTTGGATATGCTTATCCAGCATTTGAGTGCTTTAAAATGGTGGAGAAGAACAGGGTTGAGATTGAAGAACTCAGATTTTGGTGTAAATACTG GATCCTTGTGGCGTTTTTGACAATTATTGAGAGGATAACCGACATATTCGTTTCCTG GTTGCCCATGTATGGCGAGATGAAGTTTGCATTCGTTATCTACCTATGGTATCCAAAAATCGAG GGAACCAATTTTGTGTACGATACCTTCGTGCGGCCATACGTGGCGAAACATGAAACAGAAGTGGATCGAAAGATCATGGAGATGAGAGCTCGAGCATGGAACGTGTTTATGCATTACTGGTCAAACTGCTCAGAAATGGGGTTGACTAAATTCTTTGAAATGTTCCAATATTTAGCAGGTCAGTCTGCAAAGCTCAATCAAGCTGTCAAGCAAGTCAATCATGTCGATCAAGTCCATAAG AAATCTGATGATCGAAGTCTAAACGTTCCACCGCCACCGTCTCCAAATGGTTTACGGAGTCCGATGGCGAGGAACAAGGCTTGGAGTTCAGCAGCGATAAACCGAGTCAACTCACCCAGGTTCAGTCAATCCCAAGAGGACACCAGCCCAGCGGAGTACGAGTTCGACAACGATGATGACTCGATTCCCTATTCCCCAAGTAACTCTAGGCTCCAACAGGCTCGTCTCAAGCTCCGCCGCACCAAAacacaaaattaa
- the LOC107948560 gene encoding 2-Cys peroxiredoxin BAS1, chloroplastic, protein MACSATSSAAALISSKPRAFSSNSKPFSQSLSLPNPFTGLPAPLLSRPASFSLSRTSPSRKSFVVKATSELPLVGNPAPDFEAEAVFDQEFIKVKLSEYIGKKYVILFFYPLDFTFVCPTEITAFSDRYEEFEKLNTEILGVSIDSVFSHLAWVQTDRKSGGLGDLKYPLVSDVTKTIAKFYGVLIPDQGIALRGLFIIDKEGIIQHSTINNLAIGRSIDETMRTLQALQYVQENPDEVCPAGWKPGEKSMKPDPKLSKDYFAAI, encoded by the exons ATGGCTTGCTCAGCTACTTCATCGGCCGCGGCTCTCATCTCCTCTAAGCCAAGGGCTTTCTCCTCCAATTCCAAGCCCTTCTCCCAATCCCTTTCTCTCCCCAATCCCTTCACTGGTCTCCCTGCCCCTCTCCTTTCTCGTCCCGCCTCCTTTTCCCTCTCCCGCACCTCCCCTTCTCGCAAGTCTTTCGTCGTCAAAGCCACC AGTGAGCTTCCATTGGTGGGAAATCCTGCCCCTGATTTTGAGGCTGAGGCCGTCTTTGACCAGGAGTTCATTAAG GTCAAGCTCTCCGAATACATTGGGAAGAAATATGTGATTCTCTTCTTTTACCCGCTGGACTTCACATTTGTTTGCCCCACAG AGATTACTGCTTTCAGTGACCGCTATGAAGAATTTGAGAAGCTAAACACCGAAATATTAGGTGTTTCTATTGACAGTGTG TTCTCTCACCTTGCCTGGGTTCAAACAGATAGAAAGTCAGGTGGTCTTGGTGATTTGAAGTATCCTCTCGTATCTGATGTCACGAAGACAATTGCCAAATTCTATGGAGTTTTGATTCCTGATCAG GGAATTGCATTGAGAGGGCTTTTCATTATAGATAAAGAGGGAATTATCCAGCACTCCACTATCAACAATCTTGCTATTGGACGGAGCATTGATGAAACAATGAGGACTCTCCAG GCCTTGCAGTATGTGCAGGAAAATCCAGATGAAGTATGCCCAGCTGGGTGGAAACCCGGAGAGAAATCCATGAAACCTGACCCTAAGCTCAGCAAGGATTACTTTGCAGCAATTTGA